The genomic segment ATCAATTTCCAATGCTTTACGTAACGCTTCGTCGAATCCAACGCTGTCTTGCGCCGGAACGCAAAAAGACTGTGCATAGAGGACATACACCGACGGTCGCTGCCCGCCGCTCAGCTCAAGCGCTTTCCGATATGCGTCTTCCGCCTTGTCCGCCCCGCCGCCCAAGGAGTCAGGAGCCGCAGCATAAAAGGCCGCAAGCGTTTCCCAAATAGCGCCATCGTTAAATGTAGGATAAAGTTCTACCGCCCGCTCAAGCATTGCTACAGCGCCCGGCACTGCAGCAAGTGCATCAGTATCCATTGGATCAAGCGAAAACGCCCCGAGGATACCACAGCCTGCCCAATACAGTGATTCAACATCGGCGACCCTACAGCGGGCAAGAAAAGCGGCGCCTGTATCTTCCATATAATGAGCCATTGCTTCGGCAAACCCCTTATAAGCGCCATCAAGTGATTGCATCACATAATCTGCCCCGCGGAGATAAAATTTTTTTGCCCGCAAATATTCAAGATTCTTTTTTTGAAACTGCGTTTCAGGGATATAGTCGGCGGGCGTTTGGACGAAAGCGTTTGCATACATAATATAGAGAGAACCGGACATAACAGCTAAACCGCGGTGTTTGGGATTACTGAGGTGCAATATTTCATACGTTTTTAATACTGTCGGAAAAACCTCCGAAACCAGTTTTACATCATCTTCGCCGGTAAGCGCAGCCGCCGCATCAATCCCATCAGAAGCCTCAGTTTTCGGCGCAGGGAAAGGGGCAAGCGTATTTGCAATACCGTTAAATGCCATACGTTTAATGGAGCAACCGCTCACGAGCAGGAACAACCCCGCTACACAAATATATATTTTTTTTAGAGTTACAGTCATAAAAGGAGTCCTCTTTTTATGGTATTAAATAGTGAATTCTTTTCGCCATTGATGAATAAAGGCTTCATAAGCGGCAATAGTTGCGGAAAGTACGATTTGCTGTACGGAACTCCGCCCCTCGGCGTTGTTACCATCCAAAACGTATAACGAATCAAGAATACCTTGTATATCATCGATGGTGCAGCTCTCATCGGCAGCTCTCCGTCTGACAAGGAGCCGCGTCTCATCATCGAAAACCTCTTGATACTTCTTATCTTCCCAGTCAACACTCTCGGACATAAAGATGATTATAGAATTTTTTATCGTTGAATGCAATAGACCTATTCGATAACTGCGTTTTCGAATAGGTCGACGAGTTCTAAATCGTACAAATAGCACGATTTAGAACATCGCATTTCAAGGTAACCTGTTCCGAAACGGAAGTTTCCGCACAGGTTTAATATGATAACAAAGGCAAAATAGGACAATCACTCCGACCGTTTTAATCCCCGCAAAATCAACAACCCCGACGCGGTTTGTGAGTATTGCTCAACATTTCGCATTGTATGTGCGATCCGGCACGGATGCCGGCGATTTCAAGCAGAAACGAGTTATGTCAATTTACAACGTCCGTGTTGTAAATTGCCTTGCAAGTTTTACAAAAAGAAGTTTTTTGTAAAACATCGTTTCTACTTAACACGCCCACCATCCGTGGCGGTACTGAACAAAAACTCGCAGTCAACGATGTACAAGGAGGTACATCGTTGACGAGGTGGTTGCAGTCGGCTTTCCGTTTTTGGATAGCCTCACAGAGATCAATCGGATGAATTAGGCATCCGCTTGATTTGACGTCTGGTATTTTTCTTCCTGCCGTGAAACGATGAGTGTACCCACAACATCGCCCGTTACATTGATACAGGTTCTTCCCATATCAAGCAGCGCATCAATTCCGAGAATCATAGCATAAGCAGCCGCTACAGCCGAACCTTCAGTAAGTTTTAAGCCGCAAGAATCAAGTACCATCAGAAGCATAATAGCACCCGATCCCGGAACGCCCGCAGTGCCGACCGCTGCCAACGTTGCCGTAAGCACAACGGTAACCTGCTGTGAAATACTCAGCGGAGAACCGATTGCATAACCGATAAACATCGCACAAACACCGAGGTAGATGGCGGTACCGTTCATATTAATTGTCGCACCGAGCGGCAGTGTAAACGAAGAAATACTGCGCGGAACTGCCAAATTTTCTTCTGCTACACGCATGGTAACCGGCAATGTCCCTGACGATGAACGGGTAACGAAAGCGGTAATCATAATCTCACGAATTTTTTTGAAAAAATCGATTGGAGAAATTTTTGATATAGCAAGGATGGTGCCATACACTGCCACCGTTTGTACCACAAAACCAAGATAGGCGCAGAGTGTTACCATTAAAAGAGGCCCTATTGCCTGCGGTCCTTGTTGGGCAAATACGATCGAAATTAAAACAAATACGCCGATCGGTGCATATTGCATAATTCCACCAACGATTTTATACATTGCCTCTGCCGCTCCGTTGCAGCCATAAAACACAGTATCACCGCTTTTACGAAGCAATTCGTCTTTGGAGCTGCGTACAAAAGAAACGGCAAAACCGAACAGCATTGCAAATAATATGATAGGTAGCATATCCCCTTGAGCCAACGCCTCCATCGGAT from the Treponema medium genome contains:
- a CDS encoding TRAP transporter TatT component family protein, with translation MTVTLKKIYICVAGLFLLVSGCSIKRMAFNGIANTLAPFPAPKTEASDGIDAAAALTGEDDVKLVSEVFPTVLKTYEILHLSNPKHRGLAVMSGSLYIMYANAFVQTPADYIPETQFQKKNLEYLRAKKFYLRGADYVMQSLDGAYKGFAEAMAHYMEDTGAAFLARCRVADVESLYWAGCGILGAFSLDPMDTDALAAVPGAVAMLERAVELYPTFNDGAIWETLAAFYAAAPDSLGGGADKAEDAYRKALELSGGQRPSVYVLYAQSFCVPAQDSVGFDEALRKALEIDATTQPNNKLTITISQEKARWLQKMKGDYFLGD
- a CDS encoding dicarboxylate/amino acid:cation symporter, giving the protein MMKKNVLKRYLDSNLLRRILGALILGAITGIVLGFFPNAVQPYVAYTKFFGDVFIRLLKMIVVPVVFFSIICGSASIEPAKLGRIGVKIILYYLLTSALAVFVGLVFANLLRPGFGFSVIGSAAAKAKISEAPAMNQILLKMIPTNPMEALAQGDMLPIILFAMLFGFAVSFVRSSKDELLRKSGDTVFYGCNGAAEAMYKIVGGIMQYAPIGVFVLISIVFAQQGPQAIGPLLMVTLCAYLGFVVQTVAVYGTILAISKISPIDFFKKIREIMITAFVTRSSSGTLPVTMRVAEENLAVPRSISSFTLPLGATINMNGTAIYLGVCAMFIGYAIGSPLSISQQVTVVLTATLAAVGTAGVPGSGAIMLLMVLDSCGLKLTEGSAVAAAYAMILGIDALLDMGRTCINVTGDVVGTLIVSRQEEKYQTSNQADA